In Carya illinoinensis cultivar Pawnee chromosome 9, C.illinoinensisPawnee_v1, whole genome shotgun sequence, the following are encoded in one genomic region:
- the LOC122276563 gene encoding probable proteasome inhibitor: MLLLTGLPRRVEDYAGENGGTNYSAQYKNLAELVKKLDTEVLSKLDGSSLPSSSDNASSLETSEARRSDISAAVPIGGRSSPETHPAWNLPLVFSALGISNN, translated from the exons ATGCTCTTGCTGACGGGGCTTCCGAGGCG TGTTGAAGACTATGCTGGAGAAAATGGGGGTACCAATTATTCTGCGCAATATAAGAATCTGGCGGAGCTGGTGAAGAAACTGGATACTGAAGTCCTTTCTAAATTAGATGGATCCTCACTACCGAGTTCATCAGATAATGCTTCAAG CTTGGAGACCAGTGAAGCAAGAAGAAGCGACATTAGCGCTGCTGTTCCAATTGGTGGACGTTCAAGCCCTGAAACTCATCCTgcatg GAATCTCCCTTTGGTCTTCTCTGCCTTGGGAATTTCAAACAATTGA